Sequence from the Segatella copri genome:
TGGAATACAAACTGAAATGGCCTGATGTAAAAGGCCGCAAAGAGATTAAAGCTATTGACGTTAAATATGGTGACGTAGTGGCAGTTGCTGAATTTTGTAGAAACTCGTTTACAAACGGAATTGAGTTTGGAAGAACAGGCTTAGCCGTTATGGAAAGTCCTGATTGGGCAATATGGTACATTAACCTATGCAAAGAAGAAGGGCGAGAATGGGTTAATGACCCACTTCCAGACGATGTAATGTTATTTGAACCAACCGAAGAAGAAGAATATTTCGGTAAATTAATTTTGTTACAAGAATTATTTAATACATATTCAAATCCATATTTTAATGGTCAAGTAATAACAGATGCGACTATAGATAAATATCTAAAACTAGAATTTTCTAGTGTAATCGAATACATAAAAAAATATTCTGAAAAATGGGGATATAGATTTTGGGATGATGCTATTGACGCTATTGCTGAAGCTAAAAAAGAGAGAACGGCACAATTAGCAAATCTAAAATTAATCAAGAAGAGGGTGTAACTGCACACTATAATGAAATGACTATCTCTAAATGAGGATAGCGTAATGTAATAAGAATTAGTTTAGATTACGTTTCCATTGGAGAGAGGTTGGGGAATGCCCCACCTCTCTCTAAGTAAGATAGTCTTCCCCTCTCTCAAATACTTCTCATATAACCATCCCTTTTCGCCAGCTTATAATACAGATCCTGGGCGGTATGATAATCGGGATCGGAGCCTTCAAGCCACTCCGAGAAATGGTGGTTGTGGTTCTTCTGCGTTTCCTGCTTGCGAGACGACTCCACAACGCACTACTTTCCCCAATATCTTTCAGCCATAGGCTGCAACCTTTCCTTTATTACTTCCATAACAGTCTTGAAATCAAGAGATTCTTTCCATTGAATCTTTTTCAGAAATGCTTTCCAGCGAACTATACGTGCTGCGTCTGTCGCAAAACTTTCTGTAAACAACTGCAATTCGGGATTGTATGTAAGTCCCCTATTGTCGAAAGTCGCCTTGATTGCATCATATAATGTGTCATCAGACAAGTCTCTCTTTGTCAGGAGTAGGTAACAGTCGAAGAAATCTTTCATGCGACTGTTAAGCACATCACGGTCTATCATCGTATGGAATTTCTCGGCAACAACAGTTTCCAAGGAATATGCCTGTATGTTCACAGATGGAATGTCAGGCAAAAGCAATGGGAAGTCAATAGTTGTTGGATTCGGAGTTACAACATCACCAAAGCCAATGTCAACAGACATGTTGTAAGAGATAGTATCCATGTGGGCCGTAAAGTAAAATCTTGTGCCAGGATACTTCTTTTCAACAGTTATAGGCTCCAACTTAATGCTGTTAACATCAAACGATACTCCATCCTCATCGCATACAATGCCCAAAATTTCCTGGAACACGTGCGCAAGGAAATCCCTATCACGGCTAATTCTATCTGCCATGAAATCAACATCTACTGTAGGACGTGCCTCAAGTCCGTTCATAGCATAAAGCAAAGAGCCACCTTTCAGCAAAAAATTGTCCTTATATTGGCTTACAGATACTCTGTAAAGCAACCTCTCGTTGAAATATCTTGCCAAGAGATACATATATTTATAGCCTGTCTCATTCATCAGATTGAGCAAGCGGGTCTTAACAGACTTACCGTAGTTTTTCTTTCCCATCTTATTCTATAGCTATTTCAACATAATTTTTCAATGTATTGTACACTCTGAGGCGTTTGGCGTAATCCTGCAAAAGAGTGAGATTGCGATTGGGCTTTCTCAGATAAGATCGAATCACTTCCGCACAAACATCCAGCCCCAATTTGTTTCTGTATTTCACTGCATCACAAACACTTCGCTCCAAGTCGGTTATGCGAACATGAAAACCGGATATTTCTGCTTCCATAATGCCAAACTCCAGATTCTCCTTCTTCCAATAATACAATTCTATCGGAAGCGTTTCAGGAATCTCTACTTTCCTTTTATTGGCGATGGCAATGCAAAAAGCTGGTGGAACAGTTGTCGAAAGCTGATGATAAGCCCAGGCATTGTATAGACACACAACACCTTTAGGTACAATCCGCTCCACATCTATCATTGTATTCAGCAGGGCTTCCGGAACAGCATAAATGCCCTGGCGCAACTTGATCAAGTCGCCACGTTCCTTAGCTCTCAACAATCGCTTATACTCTGCCATATGAGGAATATCAGTAGTAGAGATTGTGCCTCCTAGTGCTTCCACTTTACAAACTATATTGTCCATATCACATTTATATTAATATCATTTCGCTGCAAAAATACAATATTTTTTTGAAAAGCGGTAATATTCTACGGAATATTTTCAAAAACGCCGTAGAATATTACCGGATTTATCCTTGTTTTTATACCCGGGGACGATAGTTATCTCTAAATCTTCCTCTCTACTTTCCTATACAAACTCAAATACTTCTCATATAACCATCCCTTTTCGCCAGCTTATAATACAGATCCTGGGCGGTATGATAATCGGGATCGGAGCCTTCAAGCCACTCCGAAAAATGGTGGTTGTGGTTCTTCTGCGTTTCCTGCTTGCGGAACGACTCCACCACACATTTCTTTTCTGCATCCGGAAACATCAGGTTCATGCGGGCGGCAAAGGCTGCCTTGTCCTGATTATCACGCACCATGTGGAACGTATATTTCATCAGGCACCAGACTATGTACCAACTTTGCTGAGACGTAATGTTGCCTTTTATCCAGAACTTCAACTTCTCCTCCAACTTTATGGAATCTACCCAGTTCACAAAGAACGAGTCGCTGTTACGCTCAAAATCATCAGCCCTGGCAATTTCTGCCTCCCACAACTTATGCTCACCCTGATACTTGAACAGCGTTTCAAAATCCTCGGGCGAAGCCTGCTCCCTGACTAGCGTACGGACAAGTTCTTCTTCCTCATCCTCCTCTCGCTCAAACCAGTCAGAACAAAGCGTATAATTGTTGTATTTATCCTCAACCCCATCCATCACTTTCTGTAAGCTGTCGTTGGTAATGGCTATTCTCCTGCTTTCCATGCGATGCTTCTTTACCTTTACCTCATGTTTCAGATGGTCAGGTAGCGTGCGCTCGTCGAAAATTCGCTTGATATAATGGTAAATAATCACAGCCTCATGGTCGGTGCGGAAAAGGCGGGTTCTGTATAAGGCTAGGAAATCGGCACAAATAGTACTTACTGTGGAGATGGTTTCAGCCAAAGACATCTGCAAACCGGTAGAGACAAAGTTTCTGTAATGGGAATCAAACTGTGGGAAATCGTCTCCGGCAGGAACTTTAAGCTTCTCGCATTGCTCGAAAATAGCCTTGGCATAGGGAATCTGACCATACTCCTCTTCCTTATCGAGCAAATAGTCTGAATGCTTCCGGGCGATGGTCTGAATTTCCTGGAGCACCTTCTCTAAAACATCAGTATAAATCCCCATGAATTCATCATCATAGCTCTTGTAAATGGAAATGTAGACTTTCTTATGGAGCGTATGAATATATTTAAGAAAATCTGTCAACTGCTCGGCAAGGTTCTGGTAAATATGAAAATAACAGGTAAGACCTTTATGCTTTCCTGCATTCCATCTAAATACATCTTTAGCATGCTGAATCTCCTTATACAAATGTTCTGCCTCTCTCTTAAACTGACCCACATCAGTAGTTGTTACTGGAGTGTATTTCTTGACTCCTGTTACTTCATCTTCCACAAAAAGATCTTCTTCTGATGAAATCTTCAGAAGAGAATTGTAGTTATTGTCAGTATTTGGTATTTCCTCTGTCTGCATATTACTTTTCTAGGTTTGTTTGTTATGTTGTTTAAATAAGCGGCATGGGGTTCCCTGTAAGTACCAGTATTAAGGTACCTGCAAGAACCTACGACAAGGTACAAACAAGTACTGCCCACGCCGTAGAGGAGTGGACGCCTTGCTGTCACCTTCTTCTTACCGAATTTCTGAATTGCAGGTTCTGAATACCGTAGAAGTGTCAGATAATCAGCGTCTATATTCTATATGTTATATTCTATTTTACTATCTGTTTCTTATTATTCTATTTTAAAGACTCGGGGGCACTTTTAAAAGTGACTTCGATTCTAATTAAACAAATGTCTTGGCTGACAACCAGCCTTGACGATAACTAACACCTGCACATTAAATGCAAAATTGCCCCAAAATTATAAAATAATTGCGAAAACATCTATATTTTATTGCAAATATTAACAGAAAATAGCAGAAAACTCAGTAAAAAGGGATTTTAAACCTCTAGACAACGAGATGGGGAAAAAGCTGATTATGTAAATAATGGTTACCATACTACGGGCTGAAGGTCCCAAAGTTCCTAGCCCAGGGCATCGATCTGGGTATGATAGCAATCAGCAAGGCGCCCTGTAGGGGCAAAAGCTTTGTAAGCTGAAAAATGTAAATCTTCCTTACTCTTATATGCAGGAAATGAAAATCAGCAGTTTTTGAGTTTTAGAAGATAAGAAGCAAAAATTAGAGGGTTAGGAAGGAGTCTTACCCCCTCTACTAGGGGTGAAAAATGCCCCTCCTCAGACATAAATCTGTCTCAGACTTGACGTATTTTTGACAAATTCGAGGGGTAAATAAGGGGTAGAATGAGGTAAAGAGAGGAGAAAAAGCAATGCAAGAACTCATTTCCGGCACTAGAGGATGTAGATTATACTTATACATAAAAACATTAATAGCAACTTTAATATACTGGTATAAATGTTTAATAAACAACTAATTACGATGCGTTACCTTATTTACTGCAAGTCTTTAAAACAGAAATATTCTATCCGGTCATTAAGGTCAAGGTCATTAAGGTCATTAAGGTTTCGGGGAAAAAACATTTTCCTATAGTATATATATAAATAATATTTATATATACTATAGCTCAAAATGACCGATTCCCATTTTCTTAATGACCTTAATGACCTTGACCTTAATGACCGCTTTTCACGGTTCTTCGGCTACCTTCAATGCGTATTTTCCTGTTTTACTATGTTTCTGCAATAAACTTCTGATAGAAAACGATAGAAAGTATTATCTATCAGCTACTTACGTCATTTTCAGCATAGAAAGTTAGGGTAAAAGCTTGCATTCTGTCCCGAAATGTTGTATCTTTGCACCGGCAATCGAAAGAACAGCCTTTTGTGCCTTGCTCGGGTCTTCTATTAAGACCAACACGGGTCATAAATGATGGCAGGCGCCGGTCATCAATGAAGACCCCGAAAACAGCAGGAACGGGGCGTTCTGGGGAGTTGCAAAACAAAGGACTCTAAACATACTACAAACAACTATGATTAATTACAGCATCGTAATGCGTAGCGTGAACGCAAATCTTCTGGAAATCAACCAGGCGAAGTCACGCATCAACCAGGCTAAGAAGGAGGGCAAGACCTCTGACCCAAAGGACCTGGAACTCGTGAAGACCGAGAAGCAGAACGCTTTCGCCATCTCGCAGTACACCGACATCATGACCATCGAGAAGTTTGCCAAGCACATCACCTCTCATGGTAGTGTTTATTCGAGAGCTGACATCAGCGCCATCCTCTACATCGCCGTAGACTGCATGCGAGAGATGTTGCTTGAGGGCAAGAAAATCCGTCTGGGCGATCTTGGTGATTTCTCTCTCCTTCTCACCTCGAAGGGTGCCGAGGATGCTGACAAGTTCACCGCTCAGAACATCACCGGTGTGAAGGTTCAGTGGGAGCCTGGTCAGGAGTTTAAGAACCTTCGCGATGACGCCGAGTTCAACCTCGTAGCCAGCCGCAGCGCTCAGGCAGCCGTTATCAAGGCGATTAAGGAGGGTAAGACCAACGTTGACCTCAACGCGCCAACTACTCCGGATAATACGCCAGGCGGTTCTACCCCAGGCGGTTCAAACACCGGTCAGACCGGCAGCGATGGCCAAGGCTCTGAATCAGGCGGCGGCACTACCGGCAAGGACGATACTGGCGACGGCCTTGAATAGCCCAAGGATAGACTGGCTAGGGTGCTAGCCCCTAGCCCAACCTATCCGCCCACAAAAAATTCAACATTCAACACTCAACATTCAACATTCAACATTCAAAAAAAATGAAAGCGAACACTTGGAAAACAATTCTTCAGATAGCCATCAGCATACTGACCGCTATCGCTACTACGCTCGGAGTAACGAGCTGCATGGGATAAAAACAAAAGAATGTGTCATAAGTCTAAATAATGGTAGCCGAAGACGGGCTGAAAGCCCAAAAGCTCCTAGCCCAGGGCAGCGCCCTGGGTTTTTAAATAGATACAACAAAGTCGCCCTGTAAGGGCAAAAGCCTTCAATTTCAAAGCTTTTGCCCTTACAGGGCGACTTGTTTGCGTCCGTATTTACCCAGGGTGCTACCCTGGGCTAGGAGCTTCTGCCCCTTCAGGGCGTGTGGGGCAAAACATGTTAAAGTTTAGCTACTACTGTAGCCGGTCATGAAGGGTCAAAGTCATTAAGGGTCATTTTCATTTTCTTATGCCTTGCCCCTAGAGAAAAATCAAACCGGTGTATCGGTGGCTGAATCCTTGAAGAGGTCATCGGCTGATGGAATCTCATCTTCATCAAACCACTTCTTCAACTTGTCCTGAGCCTTTGACTTTACATCATCTGAAACCTCACCCCAAACTTTCTTGAGCACAAACAGCAATACGGCCAGGTCATCGCCCAAACCGGCAATAGGGATGGCGTCTGGAATCACATCGAGCGGACTGATGAGATAACCCAAGGCTCCTACGATCAGAGCCTTGTCCTTCAGCGAAACCTTGTCACTCTCTAACGTATAATAGAGAATGAGCGCTGTATAAACCATCTTGGCACCGGCACGTTTGGCAACATGCGAAATCTTCTCGACAAATGCACGCTGGGTGAACTTGTCCTTATAGTCCATAAAGTCTGGTAATGTCATACTACTTATAGTTTATAGTTTATAGTTTATTATTTATAGTTTACAGTTACGACCGCTTCTCGTAGAAGAGGACTGCCTTGATGTAGGTCTCCATCTTAGGCTCCTTATGATGGTTCACGCGATAGGCGATGATCATCTGGAGAAGTGCCTTGACAAAACACGCCAGCAGCAGACCGATGATGACGGCTATGACCGTGGCGAGCATCTTGCCGTTGTCGTAGACGGGTGACTTATCCGGGAAACAGGACAGCACCAGTACGGGGAGGACGGTGATGAAACCGCCGATGGTGAGCTGGCTGCGCTTGGAACCACCCATGTCGAGTATCGACTGCTTATCGAAAAGATAATCATCCAGCTCCATACGGGTAATGCCGTAGTTCTCAAACTTTGGGAAATCGGGTTCATTGCCATATTTCGCTATCTTGCCCGTTACCTTATGTTCGAAATCATCTAATATCTGCTTTTCCGGTTCTCTGAGTTTCATAATCTTGCTAGTTTTTAAAATCGTTTAAAAATGAATGCATCTTATACCTTATTATATATAGCGGCTGCGATGCTGAAAAAAAGAAAGCAGTGCCCCTGTAAGCCGAGTTCTGTGTTCCTATATCAGATATGCTGTTATGCTGTGTTCATATCAGATATAAGAATGTCTGTCATTTATCTAGTCCCAAAGTCACCCTTGGGCTCAAGCACTCTACCCTCCACAGCAGCCCTAAGGCAATCGGACGAGCCGCCCTCAATCTGCGGTATACATGAGCTTACAGCTCCCAGATGGCACAGCCTGGCGATCACCCGCCAGCTGGTGGTCTCTTACGCCACCTTCTCACCCTTACTCTCACCACCCCAGACTGGACAAACGGGATAAGTGAAAGCGGTTATTTTCTTCTACCGACACCTACTGTCACCAATAGCTTCTAGTTTCGGAAGTGGGATGCTCTATGCTGCCCGGACTTTCCTCTCGCACCTGAAAGATGCCAGCGACAGACCGGAGCACTGCTTTCGACATGCAAAAGTACAAAAAACTTTTGATACTATCGCACGATTCCCCACTTTTTTATACATCATTAACTGAGCTTTCGCATATCGGGAAGTTAAAGGAGTTAAGGAGTTAAAGGAGTTAAGACGTATGTCTTGCTGCTTAAAAACTACGCCAAAAGACTATTGTCTTAACTCCTCAGCGACCGTAGGGAGCGATAACTCCTTAACTCCTTATTGTTTTAACAGATATTTACCAATTAGCAAAAGATAGTTACGTATACAAAACTAAGATTTTCGTGCTTACATTCAAATATTTGTGAATTTAGGGCATTTCTTGTTTAATAGCCGTTAAAGTGTTAATTTGAAATGTTAAAACGGAATAAATTTATGCAGAGAATGAAGCGTATCTCAAAAAATGACCCTATATTTGCAACCGGAAAACAGAGCGGTGCATGACAAGCTGACTTTTGGCATGATATTAGCTGCTGCCGTTCCAAGGAAAAGAAAAGTAAACAATAAAAATAAAGAAACATGAAAAAATTAAGTAATTATGTTGTGGCTGTGCTCTGCGTTGGTTCGCTCGCATTTTCAGCCGGTGCTTTCATGAAAGTAAATGCTACACCTGCAGTTACCGCTGCGCCAGCAGGTCAGCCTGTAGACTTAACCTATGCTGCCGAGAAGGCGCTGCCTGCAGTAGTACATATTAAATACGTACAGAACTCGAAGGTGAAGACGGTAGATGTGCAGGACGACCCATTCGGAGGATTCTTCGACCCGTTCGGCTTCTTCGGCAACCCGGGACAGGGCAACGGAGGAACACGCAAGCAGAAGGTGCAGACTCCGAAGAGAGAGGCTACAGGTTCGGGCGTCATCATCAGTCAGGACGGTTACATCGTTACCAACAACCACGTGGTAGAAGGTGCTGACGAGCTGACCGTAACACTGAACGACAACCGTGAATTCTCCGCTCGCATCATCGGAACCGACAAGAGTACCGACCTCGCCCTCATCAAGGTAGACGGCAAGAACCTGCCTACCCTGCCTATCGCCGACAGCGACAAGGTGAAGGTGGGTGAATGGGTCATCGCAGTGGGCAACCCATTCGGACTGAACAATACGGTTACAGCCGGCATTATCTCTGCCAAGGCACGTTCACTCGGTGCCAACGGCGTAGAGAGCTTCATCCAGACCGATGCTGCCATCAACGCAGGTAACTCGGGCGGTGCACTCGTCAACACCCAGGGCGAACTGGTAGG
This genomic interval carries:
- a CDS encoding nucleotidyl transferase AbiEii/AbiGii toxin family protein, yielding MGKKNYGKSVKTRLLNLMNETGYKYMYLLARYFNERLLYRVSVSQYKDNFLLKGGSLLYAMNGLEARPTVDVDFMADRISRDRDFLAHVFQEILGIVCDEDGVSFDVNSIKLEPITVEKKYPGTRFYFTAHMDTISYNMSVDIGFGDVVTPNPTTIDFPLLLPDIPSVNIQAYSLETVVAEKFHTMIDRDVLNSRMKDFFDCYLLLTKRDLSDDTLYDAIKATFDNRGLTYNPELQLFTESFATDAARIVRWKAFLKKIQWKESLDFKTVMEVIKERLQPMAERYWGK
- a CDS encoding type IV toxin-antitoxin system AbiEi family antitoxin domain-containing protein; the protein is MDNIVCKVEALGGTISTTDIPHMAEYKRLLRAKERGDLIKLRQGIYAVPEALLNTMIDVERIVPKGVVCLYNAWAYHQLSTTVPPAFCIAIANKRKVEIPETLPIELYYWKKENLEFGIMEAEISGFHVRITDLERSVCDAVKYRNKLGLDVCAEVIRSYLRKPNRNLTLLQDYAKRLRVYNTLKNYVEIAIE
- a CDS encoding HU family DNA-binding protein encodes the protein MINYSIVMRSVNANLLEINQAKSRINQAKKEGKTSDPKDLELVKTEKQNAFAISQYTDIMTIEKFAKHITSHGSVYSRADISAILYIAVDCMREMLLEGKKIRLGDLGDFSLLLTSKGAEDADKFTAQNITGVKVQWEPGQEFKNLRDDAEFNLVASRSAQAAVIKAIKEGKTNVDLNAPTTPDNTPGGSTPGGSNTGQTGSDGQGSESGGGTTGKDDTGDGLE
- a CDS encoding smalltalk protein, which encodes MKANTWKTILQIAISILTAIATTLGVTSCMG
- a CDS encoding YkvA family protein — its product is MTLPDFMDYKDKFTQRAFVEKISHVAKRAGAKMVYTALILYYTLESDKVSLKDKALIVGALGYLISPLDVIPDAIPIAGLGDDLAVLLFVLKKVWGEVSDDVKSKAQDKLKKWFDEDEIPSADDLFKDSATDTPV